A DNA window from Linepithema humile isolate Giens D197 chromosome 6, Lhum_UNIL_v1.0, whole genome shotgun sequence contains the following coding sequences:
- the LOC105674728 gene encoding uncharacterized protein DDB_G0286299-like, translating into MSQAKKRTSLQKRSALSFADADGTLDIDHVLQTDVLKDVEKFEETIAGQVQNVLNEFRDKLAQTPANPSKKKQKTDKTTAEKIPKQPTKKLAAKSVTKNSTKNLPGTSSASSTSSISTNKQDNISKTKKEKEKDVSIKQNIPKTTKNLTLQSQHDTDNTKETAKKSSKPKDKDNTVKKSLRTKPLRTKKKENVQNIENISCSTNITNKVSINTHKKESSKEPATKKELSKKNMKQMTEDNTVNKSVGTITEENMQSVTNINCLTNVTNKVSTSTHKERSPKETAKKKELNKKNMKLMMEDNTVNKSVETIKKENMQNVTNKVLTSTPKKRSAESAKEKELSKKNMKLMTEADTVNKSVGTIKKENIQNVTNISCLTTVTNKASTSTSKEISPEETVEFESENVKESSKILEKHEYYKKYDNTKVIDTDEMNLTLQEIEKYFNSNEDLDESINKTEFTNKLREWNINVEKITRIKESLRLEKEQTDEKKQCKRSKQIAKALKELSQHMAAVMKKIHAVNIKSEDNESDFSDNLSCTSSCTSDSSYSSTSTSSTSTTLSTSTSTSTTSISISFSDSDDDYSDQSRNFRYFCSVYTEEDLEQYNSCTDSCC; encoded by the exons ATGAGTCAAGCTAAGAAGCGTACTAGTTTGCAAAAAAGAAGTGCACTGTCATTCGCTGATGCGGACGGCACGCTCGACATTGATCACGTTTTACAAACCGACGTCTTGAAAGATGtcgaaaaatttgaagaaactaTCGCTGGTCAGGTACAAAATGTATTGAACGAATTTCGTGATAAGCTAGCTCAAACACCAGCAAATccgagcaaaaaaaaacaaaaaacag ATAAAACCACTGCCGAAAAAATTCCGAAGCAACCTACAAAAAAACTTGCTGCAAAATCTGTgacaaaaaattcaacaaaaaatttaccaGGAACTTCATCAGCCTCGTCAACTTCATCAATTTCGACgaataaacaagataatatatctaaaactaagaaagaaaaagaaaaagacgtATCGATAAAGCAAAACATTCCTAAAACAACGAAAAATCTTACTCTACAATCCCAACATGATACCGATAATACGAAGGAAACAGCTAAGAAATCTTCAAAACCCAAAGACAAAGACAATACCGTTAAGAAATCGTTAAGAACGAAACCgttaagaacaaaaaaaaaagaaaacgtgcaaaatatagaaaatataagttgTTCAACAAATATAACCAATAAAGTATCaataaatacacataaaaaagAATCTTCTAAAGAGCCGGcgacaaaaaaagaattaagcaagaaaaatatgaaacaaatgaCAGAAGACAATACCGTTAATAAATCAGTCGGAACAATAACAGAAGAAAATATGCAAagtgtaacaaatataaattgtttaacaaaTGTAACCAATAAAGTATCAACGAGCACACATAAAGAAAGATCTCCTAAAGAGacggcgaaaaaaaaagaattaaacaagaaaaatatgaaactaaTGATGGAAGACAATACCGTGAATAAATCAGtcgaaacaataaaaaaagaaaatatgcaaaatgtaaCCAATAAAGTATTAACGAGCACACCTAAAAAAAGATCTGCAGAGTCggcaaaagaaaaagaattaagcaagaaaaatatgaaactaaTGACAGAAGCCGATACCGTTAACAAATCAGTTggaacaataaaaaaagaaaacatacaaaatgtaacaaatatcaGTTGTTTAACAACTGTTACCAATAAAGCATCAACGAGCACATCTAAAGAAATATCTCCTGAAGAGACGGTTGAATTTGAATCAGAAAATGTCAAAGAGAGCAGTAAAATACTGGAGAAAcatgaatattacaaaaaatatg ataacaCAAAAGTGATCGATACAGATGAAATGAATTTGACCTTACaggaaatagaaaaatatttcaacagcAATGAAGATCTCGATGAATCAATAAACAAAACAGAATTTACCAATAAATTAAGGG AGTGGAATATAAACGTGGAGAAAATCACACGAATTAAAGAAAGTTTGCGGTTAGAAAAAGAACAGACCGATGAAAAAAAACAGTGTAAGAGGAGCAAACAGATAGCAAAAGCTCTTAAAGAACTTAGTCAGCATATGGCAGCCGTCATGAAGAAGATACACGCAGTCAACATAAAATctg AAGACAATGAATCGGATTTTAGCGACAACTTATCATGTACCTCATCGTGCACATCAGACTCATCATACTCATCAACTTCTACTTCATCAACTTCTACTACTTTATCGACTTCAACTTCAACTTCTACGACTTCAATTAGTATCTCCTTTTCTGATTCCGACGATGACTATTCCGATCAATCTAGAAACTTTCGTTATTTTTGTTCTGTATACACGGAAGAAGACTTGGAACAGTATAATTCATGTACAGATTCCTGCTGCTAA
- the meng gene encoding serine/threonine-protein kinase meng-po, whose translation MKLHEKKESGIHKVQEVPLEELDLSKEYNVEKTLGEGSFAKVLLATHRATQTRVVLKAVHQELTSEKDFFREFHYSYHLSPHPNILCSYAVAFKAEKCFVFAQEYAPYGDLAGNVKAGGLSEDACKRIAGQLASALDFIHSKQLAHRDIKLENVLVFAHDMSKVKLCDFGCTRREGTLVNKIRCTWVPFQPPEIHEIIKNERYACKRSSDCWQFGIVLFVCLTGNPPWQSADPIRDLDYSAFQRWLKRRTTKIPPTFRRFTPRLLRYFRRAFEHKPEKRPHVTEINKYLKDSWCISKISHSATSTSVDVSESLARRGDSLLYLDTILDDRHNVDENKNKLRKLLNSYGLETTVDQKVVTKRIWEWVMQCDSNIDMEPGLISGFSTEDM comes from the coding sequence atgaAGCTACACGAGAAGAAAGAGTCAGGCATCCACAAAGTGCAAGAGGTGCCTCTCGAAGAGCTGGACCTATCGAAGGAGTACAATGTGGAGAAGACCCTAGGCGAAGGTAGTTTCGCAAAAGTCTTACTAGCGACGCACAGAGCGACGCAAACGAGAGTGGTTCTCAAAGCAGTCCACCAGGAACTCACATCGGAAAAGGACTTTTTCCGAGAGTTCCATTATTCATATCATTTGAGCCCGCATCCTAATATACTCTGCTCATACGCCGTCGCGTTCAAAGCGGAAAAATGTTTCGTCTTTGCGCAGGAGTATGCGCCGTACGGCGATCTCGCCGGCAACGTGAAGGCCGGCGGATTAAGCGAAGACGCGTGTAAGAGGATCGCCGGCCAACTCGCCTCAGCCCTCGATTTCATTCATTCGAAACAACTAGCCCATCGCGATATCAAGCTGGAGAATGTACTAGTGTTCGCTCACGACATGAGCAAAGTGAAGCTATGCGACTTCGGTTGCACGAGACGCGAGGGCACTCTAGTGAACAAGATCCGCTGCACGTGGGTGCCGTTTCAACCACCCGAGATTCACGAGATCATCAAGAATGAGAGATACGCGTGCAAGAGGAGCTCGGACTGCTGGCAGTTCGGCATCGTCCTGTTCGTCTGCCTGACCGGCAATCCGCCGTGGCAGAGCGCTGACCCGATTCGAGACCTGGACTACTCGGCCTTCCAGCGCTGGCTTAAGCGACGCACTACCAAGATTCCGCCTACTTTCCGAAGATTCACCCCCCGATTGCTGCGATACTTCAGACGAGCGTTTGAGCACAAGCCGGAGAAGAGACCGCACGTCACCGAGATCAACAAGTACTTGAAGGACTCGTGGTGTATCAGCAAGATTAGCCATAGTGCGACGTCAACGTCGGTTGACGTGAGCGAGAGCCTCGCCAGGCGAGGCGACAGTCTGCTTTATCTCGACACCATCCTGGATGACCGACACAATGTGGACGAGAACAAGAACAAGCTAAGGAAGCTGCTCAACAGCTACGGCCTGGAGACCACAGTGGACCAGAAGGTCGTTACCAAGAGAATATGGGAATGGGTAATGCAGTGCGACTCTAACATCGACATGGAGCCCGGCCTGATCAGTGGCTTCAGTACAGAGGACATGTGA